The Tenrec ecaudatus isolate mTenEca1 chromosome 12, mTenEca1.hap1, whole genome shotgun sequence genomic interval GGGtaatcgcaaggtcagtggtttaaacccaccaaactccctgggagaaagatgaagcgctgctcccattaagattcaGAGCTTTGGGCACCCTGCGTAGGGTGGCTGtgggccagaactgacttgatggccatgggtttggtttgatgcTGGGTCAGATTCCTACGTCTTCAACTGGCTGTGTCCTACCCATCGCCTGGGACACCATTACTTAGGAGCGCTCTCCCATTGGCACACTCAGCGCTGAGCAGCCCAGCTGTGATACACGTCCTTAGCACAGAAAGCTTCACGTTCTCAGGGTTAAGTCTTCAGGAATGGAATGACTGGGTTAAAGCGTACAAGAACCTCCAAAAGGCAGCGTGTATTTTTTTCTAGGACCATGAAAAACCTACCTTATGTGTGACCTTCCACAGCTTTTCCAAGCTGCACCCGTTGGAGCCCACCCTGCACTCTGTGGAGGCCATGGCACTGCCAGGATCACACCAGCATCCAACACCCAGGCGCAGCCTTGGCCAATCACCTAGTAGTGTAAGCCTCCAGCTTCCCACCTGCCATCGAGGACAATATGACTCACTCACCCAGGAAGCACCTGACTGTgcaccaaaaggctggtggtttgaatccaccaagggGAGCCTcaggagctgctaaccacaaggtcagcagttcaaaaccaccaaatgcTCGACTGGAGAtagatgaagctttctcctcAGGTGAAGAGTCATAGACAGgctcggaatcccacagggggcAGCGCGACTCCAGTGCCAGGAGTCTGGAGCGACTCGCTGGCATTGAGTTTGCAGTCTTAGCGGCGGCTCAGAAGACAGGTGTGGCAATCTGTCACAAAGTGACAGCCGGGAGCATCCAAGGAGCCAGCAGCTCTCCCCTGAACACAGGGCACCACTGTGAGTTAGGACCCACAGATGACAACCAACAGAACTGCCTGCGAAGTGTTGCAGCAAAGCATGCACTCAGTAAATGCTGCTCCAGTCGGGTATGTCCTTGAAAGACCCACTCGGTGCTGCCCACCGAGTGTGAGACGGTGCCTGCTTTCTGAGGACTCCGGCTCACTGGAGACGAGCATGTTGTGAGGGACGCTTGTCTGAGTGCTCAGCTGGCTTTCCGCGGCAGGGCACAGTGGGACGACATAGGAAGGGGATTCAAACAGTTctagggaaaatggaatgaaaagctaatagaattttcccatgcATCTTTTGAAGTCCAATTGCAAGTTAAAAGTCTTGATACAACCGCTGCTCAGGGGTACGTTAAAATGGGCACTTTCCCCTGATAGAACAGACTGTGTGTAATTTCTGGATCTTTATCGACACCAGATCGTATCATCTTAAAATCTTaacagtgaaagaaaaaaaaagaaaaagaccgaCCTGTACTTGCATTTCTGAGACTCTCTGTGCCGAGGGGCCCCTGGTCCTCCTCTTGTGAAAAGAGCGCATGCGCTCTGGCCGCTGTCCTGCCAAGCCGGTGCTCGGGTTTTGCctgccccagagggcttccaagCTGGAGCTCCTCTATGGCAGCGacgccacatctctctcccgcaGGCGGGCCCGGGGAAAGCGCCCAGTGAGAGGTGGGTTTAAGCGCCTGCAGGAGATTCTGTAAACGTGGCGGCAGCAGCTAAGCCCCAACCACCAACCTTCGCCCTCTCGGTGGAGGGCTTAACTCGCGCAGCAGGACTGCAGGGGTTCCGGGTTGTGGAGACTTTCCCTCGAGGGCAGCCTTTGGTCCAATGTTCTAAGTTAATTTCTGATGTCAAGATGTctagtattttctttaaaaatctcccTTTCCCTTTATTTCGAGAACCTCTTGAATACTAAGTACGCCTTTGCACCGGAAACATGGGTCTAAcgtactgaaaggaaaaggtcttCACCTGGGACAGGCAGGCCACCCCAGGGAGCCTGCACACAGGGGTCCCATGTCCATTCCACCCTGGAAAGGCCAACAGCCCCCTGCCACCACAGCACACTACAACGGCCAGCACCCACGAAACCACACAGGGAAGGACAAGCAGACAGAACACGTGTCAGTGGTGCGTCCTGGGCCCCAGGTGGCCCAGCAGGGCTCACAGTGACATGGCCACTGCTGCCGGGGGCGCTTGCACCAGTGTTTTCATCACCCTGGCAAGTTCTTTTTGAAATAAGCCGACCACCCCATCCTTTAACAGCCGCGCACAGATTGCTACACGCAGAAGTTTCAACAAAGTCACAAAGAAGGCTCTTTGTAAGTCTTGGTAGCTGTATACAAAGGCGCCTTGAAAAGTTTATGAAATAAGGGAATTAAGAGAATGGaacccctctccccaacccccaaaaTATCTTGAAGCCTCCTGCTGTAACTGGTCACTGGACAAAGGGGTGGCTAGTCAGGCTGCCCCCTAGTGGTTCCAATGCCACCCACCCACTGTCCCTGAGTGGATTCTAGAGAACCTGCAggaaggacaaagaactgccccctgggtctGCGAGACTCACACTTCCCCTGCCGCATCACAAGGGCTCCTCTGCAGTGCCACATCCCCTTCCATTTCCCTCTCCAGAACGCTCCCGTGAACAGGGACAGACCACTGCCTGCCAGCAGAACCTGCCCTGGCAAGCGGGCTTTCTACTGAGTGCCAGCACCGATGATGCCTGATCCAAATACATCTTACAACAGAGGGAAGTAGGTCTTTGCTGAGTACAGGGACAGAGTGAGGCCCACCCCTAGGGACTCCCCACCAGAGACCCAGGCTGCAGTGGAGTGAAAGCAAATGCTATCGTCAGAGCGCAGCCACAGGCTCTTCCTTCTCGGGACACCAGGGTGGTGCAGTCCACGGAGGGAGGGGATGATGGCTTCCATCTCCCAGGCCCACTCTTACGGAGACTCAGAACACACGTGGTCTTATGAGGGGGGTGGTGGTACCTCTACTTAGAAATGGGTCAAGTAGccttccctggtggcatagtggattatgcattgggctgctaattgcaagaaaTGGGCCAAGACCTGTCCCATTGGCCCTTCTTTCTCAGACCAGCTGCCCTCAGCCCTGACCTGCTCCCATCTAATGCGTGTAGCTCCAGCACATGGTGCTAATCTGGGCCCCAGGCCCGTTTCCGACGTACCTGTGTATCTCACCAGCGTGCGTCCCGTCGATATCTCCCAGAGTTTGGCCACAGAGTCCTTGCCGCTGGAGAGGATGTACTTGGAATTCTTGGAAAAAATGGCAGAACACACTTCGGCGCCATCGTGCGCCTTCTCGAAGGTGGTGATGCAGCGGTTTGACACGCCATCCCACAACTTGATGCAGCCGTCCTTGCTGCCCGTGACGTACATGTTGGCGCTCGGGTTGTAGCTCACGGAGCAGATGGCGTCGGTGTGCTGGTCTTGGGGGTTACAGGAGACGAAACACTGGAACGTGTTGATGTCGTACAGCCGCAGGGTCGGGTGCTGAGTCCCCACGAGAATAAAGTCCCCGGAGGGGTGAAAGGAGATGGAGCGCAGCATTTCCGCCTCCTGCAGGACAGACGTGGCCAGAAGTGACCcactgctcagggaagcagcggtCTAGCAGGAAGGCTATATGGGCGGGCGTGCACACCCGGAACAAACAAAGAGTGCCCTCGTGTAAATCAACGTTAATTTTCAGCAGGGATCTGGGACACCTCCCTCGTACTGGTGAGCTCGCTGCACAAGCCCCAGCCGAAGCCCTCACCACCGGCAGGTGGGCAGCAGGGCCGCTAAGCGCCTAACCAATGAAGCACTCACGGCCGAGTGCTGAGGGAGCCGGCACTGGTGTACCGTTGCCCCTTGTCTCTGCCCTGTCTCCAAACACCAGGATTACCCCTGACTGTGAAACACTCCCTCCCAAGACCTTCCCTGAAGACCCACAGCAAACCTCAGCCACtgcagtgaccccagaggacagggtaacaGGGCCCCACAGGCTTTCCAGGCTGGGACCCGCACAGGAGCAGATGGCGTCCTCTCATTCcaaggcagtggtcctcaacctgtgggtcatgacccctgagggggtcaaacggccctttcacaggggtcgcttaagaccatcggaaaacacctatttctgatggtcataggaactgagacaccgcatcCGTCtctaggcgggtccgcccacatgcagatatatgCCCATGTACAAGTACCGGGCGTGATAATGTCattgtgccaaccccatcacatacaccctgtacagatacaggtgtatgtgacatgaatggcaccataatgtactcatgcggaccagtcacacgtgtgtagaaagcagctactgtgtagaaagcagcagtattctaggtaaaacgacacttcatgaattataattactgggtaaatgtaaaattgcGTACTGTAAAAGCACCGagtactgcaaaaaaaaaaaatctgtaccacAGGAACTTAATCTGCAAAAAAATATATCTGTACCataggaacttaatctggatgttgaccagtctttttatattcagctgtgcttatgttaacaatgaaaatacatcctgcatatcagatatttaattacaattcataacggtagcaaaattacagtgatgaagtagcaatgaaaacaattttatggttgggggtctccaccacatgaggaactgaattaaagggtggcggcattaggaaggttgagaaccactgctctaagggattggtgggtttgaaacagccGACTTAAGCCGCCGAGGGCTTAACCAAGGGgcttccagggctccttccagaaaATGCCTAAGAAATTAAACTCGGTTATTAGACACCGTCACTGACTATATTCAAAATAGAGAGTAGCTGCTTGTCCTGTAAGCAGTGGTTTGGACCGAGTAACTGCTGGATCCTGACGAGCTGGACCTCACTGAGACGGGCTGCTTTTGAAAGTGAGGTGGCCGCTGACCCCGGCCCTGCTGCACACTCCCCGCCCCTGCTCCTCCTGCTGGGCTCTGGCAGGATGCTCCCTGGGACTAGTCTTCACAAAGAACCGCCACACACCGTGTGCTTGCTAACCTGAATGTACTTGAAGGCTCTCTTTGCAGATGGCTTGGAGTAATCAAATAACTTCAGCGTGTAATCCCTGGATCCCGAGGCCAGGATCTGTTCCGTTGGGTGGAAGGCGAGACATGTGACCTCGTCCACATGGTCGTAGAGGGTGCGGATCACAGGGTGGTTTTCCATGTTCTGCTGGGCAGTCTCGTTCATCATGACCTACACCAACAAAGAGAGCTGCTCGACACACCAGCCAGAACCAGAGCGCATCGTCTAGACCGTGAGGAGCATAAGCCAAGCAGCCACCTCTCGGGTCACACAAGAAGGGACAGCAAAATGTGGGCGGCTGGCTCGTACCTCGATGGGCATGGCGCTCTTGGCCAGCATCCGCTCTGTGTCCAGGATCTTGATGGAGGCGTCAGCAGAGCCGGTTGCTATTAGCTGTCCATCTCTGCTGTAGGTGGCAACCCGGCAGGGCCCTTTATGGGAGGTGACATAGCAAGTCTCGTACTCTGATGCCTCTGGCGACATGGTCTGGACGTCTGCGTCAAATTCCAGGTCAATCCCCGTGCCGGGGGCAACCGTGTCGGAGCGGCCGATGGCGTACTGCACCGCTGTGTCATCGTTCTCCATTCCTGAAAAGAAACCGGATGCGTGGGTGTGAGCCCCCGCACACACTTAACCCAACACCACCTCACTTATTAGTGCCTAGTGAAAAATCACTCCGtagtagttgggggtggggggaagcgctCAGCTGAGCAACAAGGAAACCCTGGGGCGTTCGTCCACAGCAGGCCCTGTGCAACTTGGTGGATAGAAGAGCTACCTACAGCCCCGGGCATCACAGCAGGTGGCTTGGCTCTTCAGCAGGACACCCATCCGCACTCGGTCAATGCTGGCTGTGTATGAGGCTAGAAGCTTGTGGTCCGGAGACACCTTCGTGGGCGATGACGTCGGGCCCACCATTCTGGGCTCAGaaagcaccccaccccacccccgcaagcAGTGTGAGGACAAATCACAGCGAGGCACACGGGGAAGAGACTCCGTATCATGGGAAACTGAAACAGAGGGGACTGTGTTTACACTCCAGCCCACGAGGCAGTCACGCCAGAGGCACTGCTGGTGTCGTGCGGTACCCCAAGAAGgccaactccctgccttcccgTCAATACCGACTGccggcaactccaggaggtgcagAGTCTTATGCTCCCCCCCTCCTCCTTTTATAATGGCAACAGCCACCTGAAAATAGGTTTGCCTAGAGGTGTTCTTCAACTCTAAGTTAAAGAAACAGGCAGCTATTTTCCCTTCTAATGCCTTTGAGGACTTAAACTCCTCGATCCATTTGGGATTGCTATTGGAGGACTAGGTCAGGAGAATCCTTTTTCTAAACAGTTCGCAATGTCAGCTGACGGACAGCCCACGCTCTCAATTGATGCAAACGTACAAGTGCTTGTGCACACATATAGTCTTTCCTGACTTACACACGTACTGCCTGACATTCTGCACGACGACACTGACACACATGCTAGCTGGGTACTTACACCAACGCTGTGTGTCTGCAGCACCGGACGCAGCAGTCTGAGTGACGCTGGCTACCCCGGCTAAGGGTATGGTACCCA includes:
- the CSTF1 gene encoding cleavage stimulation factor subunit 1, producing the protein MYRTKVGLKDRQQLYKLIISQLLYDGYISIANGLINEIKPQSVCAPSEQLLHLIKLGMENDDTAVQYAIGRSDTVAPGTGIDLEFDADVQTMSPEASEYETCYVTSHKGPCRVATYSRDGQLIATGSADASIKILDTERMLAKSAMPIEVMMNETAQQNMENHPVIRTLYDHVDEVTCLAFHPTEQILASGSRDYTLKLFDYSKPSAKRAFKYIQEAEMLRSISFHPSGDFILVGTQHPTLRLYDINTFQCFVSCNPQDQHTDAICSVSYNPSANMYVTGSKDGCIKLWDGVSNRCITTFEKAHDGAEVCSAIFSKNSKYILSSGKDSVAKLWEISTGRTLVRYTGAGLSGRQVHRTQAVFNHTEDYVLLPDERTISLCCWDSRTAERRNLLSLGHNNIVRCIVHSPTNPGFMTCSDDFRARFWYRRSTTD